Proteins encoded within one genomic window of Legionella sp. PC997:
- the hisH gene encoding imidazole glycerol phosphate synthase subunit HisH, translating into MIAVIDVSGTNLTSLVNALKRLGFSYHLTHHAKVINNASHVILPGVGTAAYGMNALRQYDLIDVITSLEQPLLGICLGMQLLFEQSEENDIRCLGMVSGTIKRLPRKEHFPVPHMGWNQLRWRTESFLQQGLKEQDYVYFVHSYALGESEYALAYCEYSEPFAAIIQKNNIWGMQFHPEKSAETGMTLLNNFCNLRVA; encoded by the coding sequence GGGACGAATCTAACCTCTTTAGTTAATGCATTAAAAAGATTGGGATTTAGTTATCATTTAACGCACCATGCGAAAGTAATTAATAATGCAAGCCATGTCATTCTGCCAGGGGTGGGTACTGCGGCTTATGGAATGAATGCATTACGTCAGTATGACTTGATTGACGTAATTACTTCCCTAGAACAGCCTTTGCTGGGGATTTGTCTCGGTATGCAATTATTGTTTGAACAAAGTGAAGAAAATGATATCCGTTGTTTAGGTATGGTTTCCGGAACAATAAAACGTTTGCCCCGAAAGGAGCATTTCCCGGTGCCTCATATGGGTTGGAACCAATTGCGATGGCGCACTGAGTCATTCTTACAACAAGGATTAAAAGAACAAGACTATGTCTATTTCGTTCATAGTTATGCCCTTGGTGAAAGTGAGTATGCTTTGGCTTATTGTGAATACAGTGAACCATTCGCAGCAATAATTCAAAAAAATAATATTTGGGGCATGCAGTTCCATCCGGAAAAATCTGCAGAAACTGGAATGACCTTACTAAATAATTTTTGTAACTTAAGAGTTGCTTAG
- a CDS encoding 1-(5-phosphoribosyl)-5-[(5-phosphoribosylamino)methylideneamino] imidazole-4-carboxamide isomerase has protein sequence MILIPAIDIQAGRCVRLRQGQFDQVTQFDTLPIDRATYFAQLGAKRLHIVDLDGARTGTMHQLSLICAMQNTGIPVQAGGGIRSLEQATLCVSSGISNLVLGSIAITNPELTAQIIKKINPQHIILALDIRMQNKIPIPAIHGWQTTSNSNLWEVVAHYQQLNVTQILCTDIACDGMMQGPNFELYKEAVERFPQIEWQASGGIRNADDINQLDALGVSAAILGLSLYQGSLNLESMLCMCTS, from the coding sequence ATGATCCTGATCCCAGCAATTGATATTCAAGCAGGTCGTTGTGTACGTTTACGGCAGGGCCAATTCGATCAAGTCACACAATTCGATACACTACCGATAGACCGTGCCACCTACTTTGCTCAATTAGGGGCGAAACGTCTGCATATCGTGGATTTGGATGGTGCTCGAACTGGAACCATGCACCAACTGTCTTTAATCTGCGCAATGCAAAACACGGGAATTCCCGTACAAGCTGGAGGCGGAATTCGTTCTTTAGAACAAGCAACTTTATGTGTTTCATCAGGAATATCAAACCTGGTTCTAGGCAGTATTGCCATTACTAATCCTGAATTAACGGCACAAATTATTAAAAAAATAAATCCCCAACATATTATTTTGGCGTTAGATATTCGAATGCAAAATAAGATACCTATTCCTGCTATTCATGGTTGGCAAACAACATCAAATAGTAATTTATGGGAAGTTGTTGCGCATTATCAGCAATTGAATGTGACACAAATCCTTTGTACTGATATTGCTTGTGATGGAATGATGCAGGGACCAAATTTTGAACTTTATAAAGAGGCAGTAGAACGTTTTCCACAAATTGAATGGCAAGCCTCAGGAGGTATCCGTAATGCAGATGATATTAATCAGTTGGATGCCTTAGGGGTTAGCGCGGCAATTCTGGGGCTAAGCCTTTACCAAGGCAGTTTGAATCTGGAGTCAATGTTATGTATGTGTACCTCGTAA
- the hisF gene encoding imidazole glycerol phosphate synthase subunit HisF yields MLTKRIIPCLDVRDNQVVKGVKFRNHRIVGDILELASEYSASGADELVFYDITASSEQRLVCPDWINRVASIINIPFTVAGGIRSLNQAKSVLNSGADKISINSPALENPDLINELSRNFGSQCVVIGIDSQFIDDDYYVYQYTGDEKKTINSRRKTREWIKEVQDRGAGEIVLNCMQSDGARKGYDLDQLKLMRPLCQVPLIASGGAGTLNDFIRVFLESRVDGALAASIFHNKILTINEIKLALKKQKIEVRL; encoded by the coding sequence ATGTTAACCAAAAGAATTATTCCATGTCTTGATGTGCGCGATAATCAAGTCGTCAAAGGAGTTAAATTTCGCAATCATCGTATTGTTGGGGATATTCTTGAACTTGCGTCGGAGTATTCCGCATCCGGGGCAGATGAACTGGTTTTTTATGATATTACTGCAAGCTCTGAGCAACGCTTAGTTTGTCCTGATTGGATAAATCGAGTAGCTAGTATTATCAATATTCCTTTCACTGTAGCGGGTGGAATTCGGTCCCTTAATCAGGCAAAATCAGTATTAAATTCTGGAGCCGATAAAATATCCATAAATAGTCCAGCGTTAGAAAACCCTGATTTAATCAATGAATTAAGTCGAAATTTTGGAAGCCAATGCGTTGTAATCGGGATTGATAGTCAATTTATAGATGATGATTATTATGTCTATCAATATACTGGAGATGAGAAGAAAACCATTAATTCCAGACGTAAAACAAGAGAATGGATCAAGGAGGTACAAGATCGGGGGGCAGGAGAAATAGTACTAAACTGCATGCAATCAGATGGTGCGCGCAAAGGCTATGACTTAGATCAATTAAAATTAATGCGACCACTATGTCAGGTTCCATTAATTGCATCAGGAGGTGCAGGAACACTAAATGACTTTATTAGAGTGTTCCTTGAGTCTCGAGTAGATGGAGCTTTAGCTGCCAGCATTTTTCATAACAAAATTTTGACGATAAACGAAATAAAATTAGCACTTAAAAAACAAAAGATTGAGGTACGATTATGA
- the hisIE gene encoding bifunctional phosphoribosyl-AMP cyclohydrolase/phosphoribosyl-ATP diphosphatase HisIE, producing the protein MIHMEINSLDWKKMNGLLPAVVQNAENGSVLMLGYMNQEALIATLTTGQLNLYSRSRKRLWRKGETSGNSMSVQHISVDCDNDSLLIQVLPKGPACHLGYTSCFQPAHHTNLGFIHELIELINERADSNHENSYTANLLDSGLSRCAQKVGEEAVEAVIAAVNNNREELVNECADLIFHLFVLLKACELSFYDVLQCLRDRDRSVHT; encoded by the coding sequence ATGATTCATATGGAAATTAATTCTTTAGATTGGAAAAAAATGAATGGCCTATTACCAGCCGTCGTCCAAAATGCAGAAAATGGTAGTGTTCTAATGTTAGGTTATATGAACCAGGAGGCTTTGATCGCTACACTTACTACTGGCCAATTAAATCTATATAGCCGAAGCCGTAAACGCTTGTGGCGTAAGGGAGAAACCTCTGGTAACAGCATGTCAGTACAACACATCAGTGTTGATTGCGATAATGACAGCCTGTTAATTCAGGTTTTGCCTAAAGGTCCTGCATGTCATTTAGGATACACCAGTTGCTTTCAGCCCGCCCATCACACCAACCTTGGTTTTATCCATGAATTGATTGAGTTGATTAATGAACGTGCGGATTCAAACCATGAAAACAGCTACACAGCAAACTTATTAGATTCCGGACTCTCGCGATGCGCGCAGAAGGTAGGAGAAGAAGCGGTAGAAGCTGTAATTGCAGCGGTAAATAACAACCGTGAAGAATTAGTTAATGAATGTGCTGATTTAATTTTTCACTTATTTGTTTTATTAAAAGCGTGTGAACTGAGTTTTTATGATGTGTTGCAATGTTTACGAGATAGAGACCGATCGGTTCATACTTAA
- a CDS encoding class I SAM-dependent rRNA methyltransferase produces the protein MNAKVILLAAKQNTVLRGHPWIFPKAIAKTQGKLITGQLVDIYNADEKLIGVGVYNEHSLYRVRVLGLISESIDISNLQTLVTHRLNQAKQVRECLNLPNEETTAYRLFNSEADGLSGLTIDRFNQTCVVSSSAYWVESNRELIIDVLRNLFPTDKIIWLPQSKPLGQDGWKQITVQETHYNTQVLEAGVIYEVEFAQAQKTGLFLDQRENHQRVAELSKGKKVLDLYCYSGGFALHAAKAGALKVTAVDSSAQAIAQAQKNAVLNQTSQIEWIEADAREYLTQAGDYDVVVLDPPKLVPSKQHVERAKNYYRFLHREVFKYMKTGSLLMTCNCSSALSSQEFCSLVSVQAGAVGKQARILGVYGPASCHPTLASFPEGSYLTAVLLAVV, from the coding sequence ATGAATGCAAAAGTTATTTTGCTTGCAGCAAAACAAAATACTGTATTACGAGGTCATCCATGGATATTCCCCAAGGCTATTGCGAAGACTCAGGGAAAATTAATTACAGGACAGTTGGTTGATATTTATAATGCAGATGAGAAACTTATTGGTGTAGGTGTTTATAATGAGCATTCTCTTTACAGGGTCAGGGTCTTGGGGCTTATCAGTGAATCCATTGATATAAGTAATTTACAGACTTTGGTTACCCATCGTTTGAATCAAGCAAAGCAAGTAAGAGAGTGTTTAAATTTACCCAATGAAGAAACTACGGCTTATCGTTTATTTAATAGTGAAGCAGATGGCCTTTCTGGCTTAACCATTGATCGATTTAATCAAACATGTGTGGTTTCCAGTTCCGCTTATTGGGTTGAGTCCAATCGAGAACTTATTATTGACGTGTTACGCAATTTGTTCCCCACAGATAAAATTATATGGTTGCCACAAAGTAAACCCCTGGGACAAGATGGCTGGAAGCAAATTACTGTACAAGAGACACATTATAATACCCAGGTGCTTGAAGCAGGGGTTATTTATGAAGTGGAGTTTGCTCAAGCTCAAAAAACCGGATTATTTCTCGATCAACGAGAAAATCATCAACGTGTAGCTGAATTATCTAAAGGAAAGAAGGTATTAGATCTCTACTGTTATAGTGGTGGTTTTGCATTGCATGCTGCGAAAGCAGGGGCCTTAAAGGTGACAGCGGTGGATAGTTCTGCGCAAGCAATAGCTCAAGCTCAAAAGAATGCAGTGTTAAATCAAACATCGCAGATTGAATGGATTGAAGCGGACGCACGGGAATATTTAACACAAGCGGGGGATTATGATGTAGTTGTTCTTGACCCTCCTAAATTGGTTCCATCCAAGCAGCATGTTGAGCGCGCTAAAAACTACTATCGGTTTTTACATCGTGAAGTTTTTAAGTACATGAAAACAGGTTCTTTATTAATGACGTGTAATTGTTCATCAGCACTTTCATCTCAGGAATTTTGTTCTCTGGTAAGTGTTCAAGCTGGAGCTGTAGGGAAACAAGCCCGGATTTTAGGTGTTTATGGTCCAGCAAGTTGTCATCCTACCTTAGCATCTTTTCCAGAAGGAAGTTATCTTACCGCCGTTTTATTGGCTGTAGTGTAA
- a CDS encoding potassium transporter Kup, whose translation MENTHKFSYGLTLGALGVVFGDIGTSPLYALKVTLNNIAITQSHILGVLSLIFWCLILVISFKYLILILRADNDGEGGILALLALMKHKSTKYTPLFYIIAIFGAGLLLGDGMLTPAISVISAVEGLSTLSASFTPFILPIAIVILILLFTLQARGTGSIGNLFGPIILIWFFTIAILGIVQIAKSPIVLTAINPYYAFDLIRDTGLKGYLLLGGIFLVVTGGEALYADIGHFGKNPIRAGWFAVVLPCLILNYFGQGANLLINPNAINNPFYMIAPEWFYIPLIILATIATIIASQAVISATFSLTKQAVLLSLCPRIPIIQTSKEFSGQIYVPQINFILFIGTLTFCIAFKTSDRLAHAYGIAVNADMLLIDAMVAYTALSIWKWSKFKVIPIFGLFLIIDFAFLGSNLHKFLTGGWVPVTFALFIATIMYTWRFGLEYLRENYYMNKDDISKILRQLEYKSLNQLTDLTAVFITDVYDKSGGSFLHFLKLSRAVPERVLIVNYVVDNIPYIHYSQRYEITCLHEKVFNLTLHYGFMETISIPRALERASNKNLFPFKLNVDRATYMVEIPNITASKSRKSLTFYWQEKLFAFLIRNYSANLNIDFYKLPYNRTMAIGTYYIM comes from the coding sequence ATGGAAAACACACACAAGTTCTCTTATGGTCTTACCCTTGGGGCTTTAGGCGTTGTATTTGGGGATATAGGAACCAGTCCTTTATATGCTTTAAAAGTAACTCTAAATAATATTGCTATTACTCAATCACACATTTTAGGCGTACTATCGCTGATTTTTTGGTGTTTAATTCTCGTTATTTCCTTCAAATATCTAATTTTGATTTTACGTGCAGATAATGATGGTGAGGGAGGTATTCTCGCACTTTTGGCACTCATGAAGCATAAAAGCACCAAATATACGCCATTATTTTACATCATAGCAATTTTTGGGGCTGGATTACTCTTAGGTGATGGGATGTTGACTCCAGCCATCTCGGTAATCAGTGCTGTAGAGGGTCTTAGTACACTTTCAGCTTCCTTTACTCCCTTCATCCTGCCTATAGCTATTGTTATTCTCATTCTCCTGTTCACATTACAAGCAAGAGGAACAGGAAGCATTGGCAATCTATTTGGACCCATCATATTAATTTGGTTTTTTACGATAGCAATTCTTGGCATCGTACAAATTGCTAAATCTCCTATCGTACTTACGGCGATCAATCCTTACTACGCATTCGATCTAATACGAGATACAGGATTAAAAGGCTATTTGCTGTTAGGCGGTATTTTTCTCGTGGTAACCGGAGGCGAAGCACTTTATGCCGATATAGGGCATTTTGGGAAAAACCCTATTCGAGCCGGGTGGTTTGCCGTTGTTCTCCCCTGTTTGATATTAAATTATTTTGGCCAAGGAGCTAACTTACTGATTAACCCTAATGCCATTAACAATCCTTTTTACATGATTGCTCCTGAATGGTTTTATATTCCCTTAATTATCCTAGCTACCATTGCAACAATAATCGCATCCCAAGCGGTAATTTCGGCTACTTTTTCTTTGACAAAACAAGCTGTTTTGCTGAGCTTATGCCCTCGTATACCCATAATACAAACATCTAAGGAGTTTTCCGGCCAGATTTATGTCCCCCAAATTAACTTCATTTTGTTTATTGGAACTTTAACTTTTTGTATTGCCTTTAAAACTTCAGATCGACTTGCTCATGCCTATGGAATCGCTGTGAATGCAGATATGCTACTGATTGATGCAATGGTTGCATATACTGCTTTATCAATTTGGAAATGGTCCAAATTTAAAGTTATCCCTATATTTGGATTATTCCTTATAATAGATTTTGCATTTTTGGGTTCAAATTTACATAAGTTTTTAACGGGTGGATGGGTCCCTGTTACCTTCGCTTTATTTATAGCAACCATCATGTATACCTGGAGATTTGGCCTAGAATACCTACGCGAAAATTATTACATGAATAAAGATGATATCTCCAAGATTCTCAGGCAATTAGAGTATAAAAGCTTGAATCAACTTACCGATTTGACTGCGGTATTTATCACTGATGTTTATGATAAAAGTGGCGGAAGCTTTCTTCATTTCCTTAAGTTAAGCCGAGCAGTACCCGAACGCGTGCTAATTGTAAATTATGTCGTAGATAACATTCCCTACATACATTACAGTCAACGCTATGAAATTACTTGCTTGCATGAAAAAGTATTCAACCTTACTTTGCACTATGGTTTTATGGAGACTATTTCTATTCCAAGAGCTCTAGAGCGTGCCTCGAACAAAAACCTTTTCCCCTTTAAGTTAAATGTAGACCGTGCTACTTATATGGTAGAAATACCTAATATTACCGCATCAAAATCAAGAAAATCATTAACCTTTTATTGGCAGGAAAAATTATTTGCCTTTTTAATACGAAATTATTCAGCCAATTTAAACATCGACTTTTATAAACTACCCTACAATAGAACGATGGCAATCGGCACTTATTATATTATGTAA
- a CDS encoding recombination-associated protein RdgC, giving the protein MWFNNALIYQYELDEASDLTASLAENILKPCPPHARFVYGWLPAFADEMVQEVAGSSLICMGKEERLLPRGVINKMLAEKVHALETQQGRTIKRAEKAQMAEDIEFELLPKSFCVQKKMFAILDSTSKRIIVNASSNNQASQLTSLLRKSVAGITIEPLTHTENLALRFAEWIHSPSTLPNHFQLASDCILFALDDEKKRVHCKGYELPAEEIITLLSQGMATAEISLIWKERIQFTLTHDFTFKKLKSLEYLLDDFNEIKQLDEEYQQRDAALTLLAGELRELTNDLFVAVKAKEPELVEAL; this is encoded by the coding sequence ATGTGGTTTAACAATGCACTAATCTATCAATATGAACTGGATGAAGCGAGCGATTTAACAGCATCTCTTGCTGAAAATATCTTAAAACCTTGTCCACCTCACGCTCGGTTTGTTTATGGTTGGCTTCCTGCCTTTGCAGATGAAATGGTTCAGGAAGTTGCAGGGAGTTCCCTAATTTGCATGGGTAAGGAAGAGCGTTTATTGCCCCGTGGTGTGATTAATAAAATGCTTGCTGAAAAAGTGCACGCACTTGAGACCCAACAGGGCCGCACTATTAAACGTGCAGAGAAAGCACAAATGGCCGAAGATATTGAATTTGAATTACTACCCAAATCATTTTGCGTCCAAAAAAAAATGTTTGCCATTCTTGATAGCACCAGTAAAAGAATAATAGTGAATGCCTCCAGTAATAACCAAGCGTCACAGCTTACTTCCCTTTTACGTAAGTCGGTAGCAGGAATTACGATCGAACCGCTCACTCACACAGAGAATTTGGCTTTACGATTCGCAGAATGGATTCACTCTCCAAGTACTCTTCCTAACCATTTTCAATTAGCATCGGATTGCATTCTTTTTGCTCTTGATGATGAAAAAAAGCGAGTACATTGTAAGGGTTATGAGCTTCCAGCTGAAGAAATTATAACTTTATTATCACAAGGTATGGCAACAGCTGAAATTTCGTTAATCTGGAAAGAAAGAATCCAATTTACCTTAACCCACGACTTTACATTCAAAAAACTTAAAAGTCTTGAATATTTACTCGATGATTTTAACGAAATTAAACAACTTGATGAAGAGTATCAACAACGGGATGCTGCACTTACTTTATTAGCGGGTGAGTTACGTGAGTTGACTAATGATCTTTTCGTTGCAGTCAAAGCAAAAGAACCTGAGTTAGTAGAGGCTCTATAA
- a CDS encoding outer membrane protein assembly factor BamD yields MKRIQMLFLIGLIVSLSACKTWWGKDDEDNNPYKGMTAEQLYTAAQKDLHKKEYATAIKHLEAIETMYPFSDYTENSQRQLLYAYYKNEDYPSAAATAERFIHLYPRAKNVDYAYYMRGMANFQQSRGVFAKFLPLDESWRDPGTQTQAYSDFGTLIQKFPDSKYKPNALQRMTYLRNMFAQHELNVATFYFKRQMYVAAINRASYVVKNYPQAPSVKQALIVMHDANMALGFNQAAEEALAVYKATYHTAKMEKIT; encoded by the coding sequence ATGAAACGAATTCAAATGTTGTTCCTAATTGGTCTTATTGTCTCTTTGTCAGCATGTAAAACCTGGTGGGGTAAAGATGATGAAGATAATAATCCTTATAAAGGGATGACCGCTGAGCAGCTTTACACAGCAGCACAGAAGGACTTACATAAAAAGGAATATGCCACAGCAATAAAACATCTCGAAGCGATTGAAACAATGTATCCGTTTAGCGATTATACCGAAAATTCACAGCGGCAATTACTCTACGCATATTATAAAAATGAAGATTATCCCTCTGCTGCAGCAACTGCAGAGAGATTTATACATCTTTATCCACGAGCTAAAAATGTTGATTATGCTTATTACATGCGTGGAATGGCTAATTTCCAACAGAGTCGAGGGGTTTTTGCCAAATTTTTACCTCTGGATGAGTCGTGGAGAGATCCTGGAACGCAAACACAAGCTTATTCCGATTTCGGTACTTTGATTCAAAAGTTTCCAGACAGTAAATATAAACCAAATGCATTACAACGCATGACATATCTACGTAATATGTTTGCCCAGCATGAGTTGAATGTAGCGACGTTCTATTTTAAACGTCAGATGTATGTTGCAGCAATTAATAGAGCCAGTTATGTCGTTAAAAATTACCCACAAGCTCCAAGCGTAAAACAAGCTTTAATTGTTATGCATGATGCCAATATGGCTTTAGGTTTTAATCAAGCTGCGGAAGAGGCATTGGCTGTTTATAAAGCAACTTATCATACTGCCAAAATGGAAAAAATTACCTAG
- a CDS encoding cytochrome b, producing the protein MLRNTVNRFGSITKLLHWLIFILMIAQFYFVWSLSEHSPLTDLYIMLHKSVGLTLLILGIVFFIWHIINSKPRPPEDQPLWQYIVSKAVHHILFLLIILMPIIGYLLTCADGKPINFFGWFTIPCLISANEHFGGIMFLTHETLAFIILFFVGIHILAALYHHFICKDSVMKRMFPFTSNE; encoded by the coding sequence ATGTTAAGGAATACCGTAAATCGATTTGGTAGTATAACTAAACTGCTGCATTGGCTAATTTTTATTTTAATGATCGCACAATTTTATTTTGTTTGGTCTCTTAGCGAACATTCACCGCTTACAGATCTTTATATCATGTTGCATAAGTCTGTAGGTCTGACTCTCTTAATATTAGGAATTGTTTTTTTTATTTGGCACATTATTAATAGCAAACCTCGTCCCCCAGAAGATCAACCTCTTTGGCAATACATTGTTTCCAAAGCGGTACACCATATTCTTTTCCTGCTTATAATACTTATGCCAATTATTGGATATCTATTAACGTGTGCGGATGGAAAACCTATTAATTTCTTTGGTTGGTTTACGATCCCTTGTCTTATCTCAGCGAATGAACACTTTGGAGGCATAATGTTTTTAACTCATGAAACACTTGCTTTTATTATTCTATTTTTTGTGGGAATTCATATACTAGCAGCTCTATATCATCATTTTATATGCAAAGATTCTGTAATGAAGCGCATGTTTCCATTTACGTCTAATGAATAA
- a CDS encoding SurA N-terminal domain-containing protein, which translates to MLQKLNERIQGVVAWLVVILIGITFTLFGVDYYLQSRQTTNSKVVVNGQPLTMQAFETNYRRARSMQDIEQMTAADEKKLQNQVLDQMITNEVLVQAARKNGFDVSLNQANAAILSIPQFQEDGHFSAQKYQQALNAALFTQSSFQNEVKQGMLLNQQRFAFMGSSFALPDEIDRFVSLYMQSRDYDYLTIPAALFEKDVQISSEEIANYYNKHKKDFMTPEKVSLDYVSLSMHDIKNKIKISDDDAKRYYEENQNNYLTPASWQVAHILFAVPDDASQADLEKIQKKANDTYQALQKNPEQFDHFVSTLSDDKLSVTDKGVLPWISAGQNDYNRILSNLTKPGQISAPEKTKHGYEIFKVIAYKPVSTKSFSEVEQSIKEQLNTEAAQNKYTQALEQLSDLSYQSPDSLQPVAEALNLKIQTTKPFSRGDGVDNITKNKQVINAAFSHDVLDLSNNSEPIQIDNDSVVVVRINQHWDEKEQPLESVHDQINKILVKKKAEAKAKEIGMNLLSPVVDKKQQELISSNHLLWKSELKSTRDNDKVDTDINDTAFNLLRPESRDGLVMPNGDYVVVRLKQIHDGKLSTLDREQQDSLIQQIEASYGMMDYDLYEKSLISRAQIVKH; encoded by the coding sequence ATGTTACAAAAGTTAAATGAACGTATACAGGGTGTAGTAGCTTGGTTAGTAGTTATTTTAATCGGTATTACGTTCACACTTTTTGGTGTGGATTACTATCTACAATCACGCCAAACAACAAACTCCAAGGTTGTTGTCAATGGTCAGCCTTTGACAATGCAAGCATTTGAGACTAATTACAGACGCGCCCGTTCCATGCAAGATATTGAACAGATGACTGCTGCTGATGAGAAAAAGCTGCAAAATCAAGTTCTAGACCAAATGATTACTAATGAAGTTTTAGTGCAAGCCGCTCGCAAAAATGGGTTTGATGTCAGCTTGAACCAAGCAAATGCAGCAATTTTGAGCATTCCCCAGTTCCAAGAAGACGGTCATTTTTCCGCCCAAAAATATCAGCAAGCCTTAAATGCTGCGTTATTCACACAATCAAGCTTCCAAAATGAAGTAAAACAGGGAATGCTCCTAAATCAACAACGATTTGCTTTTATGGGAAGTTCTTTTGCTTTACCTGATGAGATTGATCGGTTTGTAAGTTTGTATATGCAAAGCAGGGACTATGATTATTTAACTATCCCTGCAGCACTTTTTGAGAAGGATGTCCAGATATCTTCAGAGGAAATCGCTAACTATTATAATAAGCATAAAAAGGATTTCATGACTCCCGAAAAAGTCAGTTTGGATTATGTTTCTCTATCAATGCATGATATTAAGAACAAAATCAAAATTTCTGATGATGATGCAAAACGTTATTATGAAGAAAACCAAAACAACTATTTAACTCCTGCAAGTTGGCAAGTAGCCCATATTTTATTTGCTGTTCCAGATGATGCAAGTCAAGCCGATTTGGAAAAAATTCAGAAAAAAGCGAATGATACCTATCAAGCATTACAAAAAAATCCAGAGCAATTTGACCATTTTGTTTCAACGCTATCCGATGACAAACTCTCTGTAACAGATAAGGGTGTATTGCCTTGGATTTCTGCAGGACAGAATGATTACAATCGAATTTTATCTAATTTAACTAAGCCAGGGCAGATTTCCGCACCTGAAAAAACGAAACACGGTTATGAAATTTTTAAAGTAATTGCTTATAAGCCGGTCTCAACAAAATCTTTTTCTGAAGTCGAGCAATCGATCAAAGAACAACTAAACACTGAAGCAGCCCAAAACAAATATACCCAAGCTTTGGAACAGCTGTCTGATTTAAGCTATCAATCCCCTGATTCACTTCAGCCAGTTGCAGAGGCTTTAAATTTGAAAATTCAAACTACAAAACCTTTTTCAAGAGGGGATGGTGTCGATAATATTACAAAAAATAAACAAGTAATAAATGCCGCATTCAGCCATGATGTTCTTGATTTAAGCAATAATAGTGAACCAATACAAATTGATAATGATTCAGTTGTAGTTGTTAGAATTAATCAGCACTGGGATGAAAAAGAACAGCCTTTGGAATCAGTTCATGATCAAATTAATAAAATTCTAGTTAAGAAAAAAGCTGAAGCTAAAGCCAAAGAGATTGGGATGAATTTATTAAGTCCAGTTGTAGATAAGAAGCAGCAAGAACTAATAAGTTCAAATCATTTATTATGGAAATCCGAGCTTAAGTCAACCCGTGATAATGATAAGGTTGATACTGATATCAATGATACGGCATTTAATTTATTACGACCTGAAAGTCGTGATGGACTAGTTATGCCAAATGGTGATTATGTAGTAGTCAGATTGAAACAGATACATGATGGGAAATTAAGTACATTAGACAGGGAGCAGCAAGATAGCTTAATTCAGCAAATTGAAGCGAGCTATGGCATGATGGATTATGACTTGTATGAAAAAAGTTTAATTAGTCGCGCACAAATTGTGAAGCATTAG
- a CDS encoding HU family DNA-binding protein, which yields MNKSELVDAIASGSGLTKADASRVLETFTDTITNVLKNGDQVVIPGFGSFSTGNRSARTGRNPQTGKIIQIKASRVAKFKAGKNLKEAVQEA from the coding sequence ATGAATAAGAGCGAATTAGTTGATGCTATAGCAAGCGGTTCGGGTTTAACAAAAGCTGACGCAAGCCGAGTTCTCGAAACTTTTACTGATACTATTACTAATGTTTTAAAAAATGGTGATCAAGTGGTAATACCTGGTTTCGGTTCTTTTTCAACAGGCAATCGTTCAGCAAGAACAGGTAGAAACCCACAAACTGGTAAAATTATTCAAATTAAAGCGTCACGAGTAGCCAAGTTTAAAGCGGGTAAAAACCTGAAAGAAGCAGTGCAAGAAGCATAA